ATAACATTGAATATGCTAGAATTTTTGCTAATACAAAAGAAGAGTTAATAGAGGAAACAAAAAAATACATTAAAGAACTCAATTATTTTGATGAAGAGTGTGATGATGAGGATGAACTATCAGAATATGAAATGGTATTACAAGAAGCAGATATTAGTTTTATAGGGCAAGGATATTATGACATTTATTTAGTTGAAGGAGACCTATCTGTTTGTAGAATAGATGAAATGCTTAGGGATGTGCTTGATGCTGAGATGACTCGAATTCAGAGCATCGATGAGGTGTGGGAATATATTTGTGAACACTTGGATGAGGACGAAGTTTAGTAATTAAGTTTTATCATAAGGTAACTATGGATTATCTAAATAAATTAATTTAAATTGGATTAGAGATGTTATAAGAGCAAAAGTTGTGGATTTTGAAACTATTTTGGTTTATTTGGATGTACTAGATAACTATCAACTAGAAATAGTCTATTTATCAAAGATATAGGTATAAATATAAAGTGCATACCTCAATGGTATGTGCTTTTTTATGGAAAAGTTTAGAGATATAAGAGGATTTTTACTTCCAATAGTCGAATATAAATAAGGGACAAGTACGCATAAAAGTTGATAAGGAATATATAAACAAAATTATAACAAAATTTTAATACAATTTTTTATGGGCAGGTGTGTTTTATGGATATCAGTCATAATAAAGATAAATTTATAGAAATATTAACTGATTTTAAAAGAGATATTTTAAAATCAATTAGTGGTGCAATAACAAGTAGCGCAGAAGATGCTTTATTTTCAAGTGAATATCGTGGGAAGGTTAGTAAGGATAAGATAAAAGAATACATACAATTGAAGATTTCTGTACATATTGTCTTAAAATATATTTTGATTCGCCTAATTGAAGATACAAATAATAAAATTAATTCTAAACTTAATGTTGAAGGTATATCGAGATGGAAAGAGATGAGTAAAAACTTTAGAAATGACTATATAAAATTATTTCAATTTGCATGTGATGATTTAAGAAGAGAAAAAGGGATAGGAGAGGCGTTTGTAGAGACAGCATATGACGATTATTATTCAAGGTTAAAAAGTATTTTCAATACTTCACAAAATAGAAAAAATAACTATTTGGAATTATTAAAGGGTTATGACTTTAGAACATTAGACCCCAATACGGCTATAACAGTTGTTGAAAATATCTACCCTTCTGAAGAGAGGGAGAATCTCCAAAAGTATTTATTACCTTCGCCTGCAATTGACTTTTTGTTAAACAATCTTGGAATAAGGTAAGGAGGTAGAACTAAAATGGAAGCAGTTAGATTTAATAAAGATGCTTTAATAGACGAGTTAAAACAGATTCATAAAGATATGGTTTCTGTGTATATGGAACTTTTTAAGTATAAGTATGATAATAATGAAGAATTTAGGAATTTCATTGAAAAAGAGTATAGAGATAATAGTATAAGTAAGGATGACAAAGATAAGTGGAATGAGAATTTTTGTCATAGAACTTCTTACACGCTTATAAACAAGGTTTTGTTTATAAGGATATGTGAAGACAAAGGATTTATGTTTAATCCTGAAGAAGATTTTATTATGGGAGAACCGAAAGACCCTAACATTGGCAAAAAGTTATCTGCAAGGGGTAGGGATAAGTGGATAAGCCTGATTTCCAACTATACCCTTGGAGAACTATTGAAGTTTGCTTTTGCTGATATGAAGGAATCCTTTAAAAATATTGCTCTTTTCAAAGAGGATAAATATGAGAAATTAAATCCTACCAAACAGGAACTTGAACTAAAGTTCATACTGGATAGCAAGGAATATGGAAAAACACCAGTTTATAGTTATGAGGAAAATGTTGCTAAAATCATAGAAAAACTTGATACATCAAAATTTGACTTTAATGTTCCTACTGAAGGGAATATACTTGGTGATGTTTATGAAAAATTCATGGACAGGGAAACCCGTAAAGCAATTGGACAATTTTATACTCCAGATTTTGTTATTGAATATATTTTAAATAATACGGTTACAGAAGCAGATGTGGTAGAGAACCCTTTTGTTTCCGTTTTAGACCCTGCATGTGGTAGCGGACATTTTCTAATTATGGCGTATGACATATTGAGGAATAAGTTTGAGGAAAACATTGATAAGTTAAGAGGAAAATATGCCGATGCAGATTATATCTATAAAAATGAAAATATAAAGGGTAAGGAATATTGGATAAAGGATAGAATCCATTACCATATTTTAAAACATTGTATTTTTGGTGCAGACATAGATAGTTTTGCTGTTCAGTTAACTACAATTAATCTGCTGCTAAAAGACCTTGATAATTTTATAGATGAATTAAATATAATGGAATGTGATAGTCTGATTAAGTGGGAAGATGATTATGATTGGAAGGATTTAAAACAACAGTTAAAAGATTGTAATAGACTCTATTATACAATTAATTATAAAGATATTGCCGGAATATATAGACAAGATGATTTGAGTTGGAATAAGGCAGATGAGTTAGTAAGACTTTGCGAATTTTGGGCTAGGAAATATGATTATATAGTTGGAAATCCACCATATATTACTGTATTACTTGGAAGGGGGCAGGGAAAAGTTATCGCAGAGAATATTGAGAACTATTATAAGGAAATATATTTTAACTCTGTTCAATATAAGATTAATCTTTTTGCAATTTTTTTAGAAAGAGGCATTATGCTTGCTAAAGAAAAAATAAGTTTCATTGTTCCAAGTAGTATCTTGACTAATTACTATTTTGAAAAGATAAGAAAATATATATTAAATAGCACATGGATTGATAGTATATTTAAACTTAATTATGATGTATTTGAAAGTGCTATAACAGGTGGAAATGTCATACTCAATCTAAAAGTAAATAAAACAGTAAACGGTAATTCGAACTTGATGAAAACTTTTGAAGTAAAAAATTTATGTGACTATTTAACAAGAAATTATAAAATAAGTGAATTTTGTCAGGATGTATTTTTACAAATACCAAGTACTAAATTTTTAATAGATATAGATATTATTAACGTAATATTATCTATACAAAAAGAATCAAGAAGACTAGGAGACATTGCTGTTTTTTATAATGGTATTAAGACAGGAGATAATAAAAGGTTTTTAAGTAAAGAAAAGAAAGGACCTGAATACAAACCAGTAATTAGAGGACGAGATATATTTAAATATCAGGTAAATAATAGCACTATTTATGTTTTGTTTGATAAAGACAAATTATGGAGTAATACGAATGAATCAATGTATCTGGTGAACAAAAAAATTATAGTTAGACAAACTAGTGATTGTGTTATTGCTGCATTAGATGATAAACAGAGATATACTATGGATACGACTCACTTGATAATTCCTGAAAACACAGATGATATATTTTGCTTATTAGGTATTTTAAATTCCAAGTTAATGGACTTTTACTATAAGCAAATTGTTCCAGAATTAGATAAACCTTTTGCAGAAGTGAAAATTGCTAATTTAAAAGAACTACCAATAAAATTAGAAGATAGGTCTAAAATAAATAAAATCACAAATAATGTTAGAATCATCATTGAAAAATACGATTTAATAAATAAATTAGAATTTGATATGAAGAAGTGTATTAAATATATTAAGACAATCGGAGACGTTTTCCCAATTATAGATAAGATAGAAAAGACTCTATTGGATATAAATATTCTGCAGAATATAATAGATAATGAAGTGGTGGAGTTATATGGTATCGATACAAATAACACTAATAAAATTATTCCTTTTTCACTTAGTAAATGCAGAGATTGTAAAAAAAATAATGAATATAAAAAAGTATTTAGTGATTTAGAACAAATAATAAGCCCAAATAAACTTATAGAAGAGCATTCAGCGCTTTATAATAATAAAACTATTGGGATTATTTCGGAAGAATATGGGTTCGAGTATTATGATATTTATCTGCTTCGTAAAAAATATGCTCATGATTATGGAAAAGATGAGCCTTGGGAATTCTATAATTTATCAGATTTGTATATTGGTGTTAATGAATATTTAAAAAACGAAACGATTGAAATATTAAAGCAAAAAAATAAATATATTAGCCTTGATGATATTAGAAACATATTAGAAGAAGAATTATCCAATTTTAATGAACTTATGAACATTATGAGGAAAGATAATCCAACAAAAAAATCAAAAGACATAGTGAAAGAAGCATTAAACGAATTTGCTGATACATGGAATAGATATACAAAAAATATAAATGCAGATAAAGAACCAAAAGAACTTGTAAAATATTATGACAGCAATTATTATGGTTTATCTAAATGGGATGATGAAATTCATAAAGAATATTTTATTGATGCTATTAAGGAATATACAGAGATTAATCCAAACGAGAAAAAAGCAAGAGATATATTGAATTTATTTGAGGAACTTAATATTAAAGACAAAGAAGACTATATAGAAGTTCTTAATGGTCAGATTAAAAAGGTTTTTAGAAGATAGTTTATTTACACAGAACTGAAGGTGATAAGGATGAGCGATTTACGGAGGTTTTTGCCTTTGTCGGAGAGGGTACCTGTAGAAGAAACATTAAGTTGCATAAAATATATAGAACAGGACAGAAATAAAGAATCAGTAAGTCAGTATGTTGAATCAGTGATGCCCTTTGGAGAAAAGACATCACTGAAATACAGAAGAAGATTTTTTGAGCGGTTTATTGAAACTGAAGGGGACGATATAATATATACTCCTTTACTGAAGTATATAAATGAAATAATTAATTACCAGTCTAAAAAAGAAGTACTTTATTATGTTACCTGTACAAAGCATATTTGTGTTGGAGATTGCGTAAAATCATTTGCTAAAGGGGATTTGATGGATGAAATCTCAAGTAAGGATTTACTTGAGTATTTCAGATTAAAAATGCCTGATGCAAAAGAGAGTTCAGTTGAAAAAACTTTTAATGTTGTTGTTAACATACTAAAAGACTTTGGAATCTTAAATACAGTTTGTGATAAAGTTTCGAATGAAAAAAGGTATAGGTTGAATTGGAATATTAGACCTACTAATGAGACGCTTGTTTTTTGCTTATATTATGAGTTTAGAAAAATTAAAGATAATAAGATGCCGAGAGCAGATGTGTTTTTTAATGCAGATGTATTTAAGTATTTTTTAATGAGTGAACCATTAATTAATAAATATTTAAAGTGGATGGTGGATGAAGGGTATATTGAGAACTACATAATGGGAGATAATTCTCAATACCAATTTAAATATGACAACCTTGAACAATTAGTTGAGAAGGTGGTTAAATGATTCAAAAAGAAATTGAAAAGAAAATAAGAAGTATGGATAAAAGAAAGTTGTTGTTTTTATTTGGTGAACATTTGAGTGGTAAAACACGAGCAGCAATTGGTTTTCTTAAAAGTAGATATGAAGATGAATATAGTAAGTATTATATTGATGTTGGCTTATATTTACAACAGAAAATACTGGAAGGCTCCATATCTAAATATAGAATATATCCAGAAGAGTTTTCAGAGGATGCGCAAGACTTTATTGAAGAACTTATAAATGAGAAATTTGTAAATAACCCTAATAGCGTATATGTACTTGACCATCTAGAATTTTTGTTATCTGAAAAAAGTACGGATTGGATTAAGGTTCTTGCTAGAGTAACTTTAAAAAAGCATACGGTTATTGTTATTGTGCCTAATGAATATAGAAATATGATGCCAGTTAAAGCCTATGATTACATAGAGATTGTTTAAAGGGGGATAGGGGATAATGAAAATTAGGGATATTGTTGAAGTTCCGAAGATAGATACCATCGTTAAATTAACAGAAAATATTTCTAAGGGTGCAGATAGAGATAAGATTGAATCTTTATTAAAAGGATACGTTATTACAAACAATGTAGAAGAAAATATTAGCAGATTTTTTTATAAGATTACTCATTTTAAAGACCAGGGACACGGATTCTTAATTTCAGGTCTACCTGGGTGTGGTAAATCCCATTTTATGTCTGTTCTTGGTTTATTAATGAGCAATAATGAATTTTTTGATTTAATGAAAGGAAAAAGTAAGACAATAGATGATGCAAAGGAATATTTTGAAAACAAAAAGATATTTGTAGTTCCAATTATTGCAGAAGAAGGTGGACCCAATATTTCACTTGAAGGAATGTTTTTTAGAACCGCTGAAAATATTTCAGGCTTTCCATTTACCGATGAAAGTTACTACATAGAACAGTTTGAGGATGCTGTTGTATCTAATATAAAATATAAAGAAAAAGTAGATGAATTTGCAAGAACTGATTCTAAAGAAAAGTTTGTAAGTTGGGCTGATTTGAAGGCTAATGTCGGGTCAAGAACGTTAACAAAATTTATAAAGAGATTTATAACAGAATATGACATAAGGTTCTTTAACCCAGATAGAGGAAGAAAGGACAAACAGGATTATTTTTTCAAATGGTTATATGAAGAAGATTATGATGGTGTACTTATTTTGATTGATGAATTATCGGAATATTTGAACGATAGAGGCACAGATGCAAGGGATGATGCACTTTTCTTAAAGGTGTTTTTAGAAAATGCGGAAAAAAGAGAAGAGGATAAAATAATACCAGCATGGCTAGTTGGAGCATTTTTAGAGGATGTTAATGAAGTAAGGGTACCTGGGGTCTATGACCTGATGAAGGATAGATTTCCTTTCGAGAACAGGTTCAAGTTAACAGTAGAGGACATTGAGGATATTATTGACCAGAGGCTTATCATTAAAAAGAATCCTAGTAAGATAGAAGAAATATTTTTTACCCTTGAAGAAAAATATTCTGGATTTAAGAAGTCTGATAAGAATAAGTTTATGAAAATATACCCGTTGCATCCTGATACTTTGGAGGTATTATCAAAATCGCTTCGCTTTTTGTCAAGGCAGAGGTCTATTGTTGACTTCGTTTTAAGTCAAGTTAGGGGTAATAT
This genomic stretch from Xylanivirga thermophila harbors:
- a CDS encoding Eco57I restriction-modification methylase domain-containing protein, which translates into the protein MEAVRFNKDALIDELKQIHKDMVSVYMELFKYKYDNNEEFRNFIEKEYRDNSISKDDKDKWNENFCHRTSYTLINKVLFIRICEDKGFMFNPEEDFIMGEPKDPNIGKKLSARGRDKWISLISNYTLGELLKFAFADMKESFKNIALFKEDKYEKLNPTKQELELKFILDSKEYGKTPVYSYEENVAKIIEKLDTSKFDFNVPTEGNILGDVYEKFMDRETRKAIGQFYTPDFVIEYILNNTVTEADVVENPFVSVLDPACGSGHFLIMAYDILRNKFEENIDKLRGKYADADYIYKNENIKGKEYWIKDRIHYHILKHCIFGADIDSFAVQLTTINLLLKDLDNFIDELNIMECDSLIKWEDDYDWKDLKQQLKDCNRLYYTINYKDIAGIYRQDDLSWNKADELVRLCEFWARKYDYIVGNPPYITVLLGRGQGKVIAENIENYYKEIYFNSVQYKINLFAIFLERGIMLAKEKISFIVPSSILTNYYFEKIRKYILNSTWIDSIFKLNYDVFESAITGGNVILNLKVNKTVNGNSNLMKTFEVKNLCDYLTRNYKISEFCQDVFLQIPSTKFLIDIDIINVILSIQKESRRLGDIAVFYNGIKTGDNKRFLSKEKKGPEYKPVIRGRDIFKYQVNNSTIYVLFDKDKLWSNTNESMYLVNKKIIVRQTSDCVIAALDDKQRYTMDTTHLIIPENTDDIFCLLGILNSKLMDFYYKQIVPELDKPFAEVKIANLKELPIKLEDRSKINKITNNVRIIIEKYDLINKLEFDMKKCIKYIKTIGDVFPIIDKIEKTLLDINILQNIIDNEVVELYGIDTNNTNKIIPFSLSKCRDCKKNNEYKKVFSDLEQIISPNKLIEEHSALYNNKTIGIISEEYGFEYYDIYLLRKKYAHDYGKDEPWEFYNLSDLYIGVNEYLKNETIEILKQKNKYISLDDIRNILEEELSNFNELMNIMRKDNPTKKSKDIVKEALNEFADTWNRYTKNINADKEPKELVKYYDSNYYGLSKWDDEIHKEYFIDAIKEYTEINPNEKKARDILNLFEELNIKDKEDYIEVLNGQIKKVFRR